CAGCACCTGCATTTGGCTACCGCGTCTCGTAGAATTTCTTTTACCTGAAAAATTGTCGAGGTTGGTGACCGAGGCGAGGGTGTTTATTGATCTGATTTTTCGATTTGTACTGTCGgatgcttttttttttcttgttttcctgTTCGCTTTGTATTAACCTATACGAAGCGTTTTTCCCTTCACGGATTTGATCGAGATCGAGATCGAGAAATTTGTTTTCCTGCTATTTGTTTTGTCTTATTGGGCGTTTACgttgaaaagattttaatttaactaTTGGTTTTCTCTCTTTGGGGGTTTATGGTGCTTGAAAGATGTTTACTTCCCGAACTTGGATGGGTGCGGTGGGAATTCTTGTTTGTAAAtgtcacataaaaaatagatggaTGCTTGACGATTACTTCCTCCTTAAGGAATGCTGGAAACGTTTCATCAAGCACAGGATTGCATGGTGGATGGTCGAACAACCTGTGAACAAGAATCCAACTTTTTGAAGTGACTGAGAAATACcatgtttttaaaaaatgaacCTTTTGAGTTGCTTTGTTTGGAGTTTATAGTGCTCGGAGAATATTTACTTTATGCTTGGGGTGGGAATTCATTTTTGGTCTGTGCCGATATTTAGACGGACGCTTGATGATTACTTTTTTCCTTTAGGTATGACGAATTGTTTCATCAAGTATGGGGTTACATGTTGATTGATTGAATAACCTTTGAACAATATTCAAATTTTAGAAGAGGATCCTATTAACTTGTTTTCTGTCAGAAGATTGTTCTTTAGCCTTTTTAGGTGAAAAGGAATGATACGCCGTAGATTAGGTTATTGGTCTTTCCTGTGAATTGTCCTGCAGACTTGAAGAATGCATCCTGTGGATGATCATTTAATTACAGTTTGTATGAGTTGGGAAATAGGTGGAGGATTGAATTATGAGCTCCTGGATTGAATTGTGAGTTCCAGAGTTTTGCAGAAAGGTGGTAAATAATTGTTTAGGCAATTGGAAGCCTCTGTGTATTTGTCATATTTTGCTGTTGTCTCTTTAATATCCTAAAATTGTTGCTGACGTCCCAAGCCCGGATACAAAAGGTTGAGTGTAACATCAAAATATGTATACTTATGAATATGAATGTTAAACCTTGCATAGAGAGAGCTACATAGAAGATTCACGCAACCAACTCGAAATAGTTTTGTTGTTGCCTTCATTACACCGGATTCAGAAATTTTGTAATGCTGCTACTCTTTCTACCTGTTTATCTTCGGTGGTTTATCTCTTTGCTTGACTTGCCACATTGTTTATATTCTAGAATCAGTGTTTTAAGTTTGTAACTTAATTGTGATTGTAAATTATTACTTGGTGTCTATTTCTTTAACTTCAAGATGGGCTTGATTATTGATGTAAGACACAAAAAAAATTGATAGGTAATGGGCGGttgctgctgctgttcttccagAGGAGCTGAATCACGTAGAACACCAGCTTACTTCTATGTATGCATTctggattttttttcttattaaaaaattattcctGGATGGTAAACACCAATTTCGGTCATTTGTGAAAAAAATTTTAGTCTGATTTCTGGGATTAGATTCCATTTGTAGTTTCTTTTGTTATCTACAAATTTACAGGCAGTTTCACAGTTTACATTTTACCAAACTGAGAATGCTATTTTGAACTCAGATCAGTTTGAGTTTAAGCCAAAGTAGCTCAGAATTGTCACGCCATACAAAAATTCAACAGGATGATGTCTATGTTAATTAGACTCGGGTGCAAGTATCTGATATGGGTATGCATCTGAGTGTGACAGCTATTAGACTGGAAATATGACACACATCCATACCCATGGCTAACATGGCTCTTAGACTAAAAAAAGGCACCTGAATGATTCATGTAAATATGAAAATCGACAGTCATAATCCCAACAATTTACTGGCGATTTTTGACTTGGCTGCTTGCTCAGAATtctgattatattttattggTCTCTTCATCTCTTACTTCTGGTGACTGTTAGGGTATTAGTTACAGATATTAGATTTTATCTATACAAATGTTTGACATGGCCTCATAGTTCCAGTTTTTCAAGTTTCATTTGAACAGAGTTCATTTTCTTTGCTCTTTGTATTCTTTGTAAACCCATTCTTTTCACCTTTTTCAGTGTCCTCAAGATTTGGAGCGTGAACCACTTTCATCCAACAGCCATGTTACAGTTTCTACAATCTCATCGGGACTACTAGTTGACACTAATCTGGACACGTCCACTCCGGACACTTATCGATCGCCTCCTGCACCCTTGCCCTTCGATGTTGGTTTAACAAGCTCACAGGTTGCGTTTCAAGATATTGGAAGTCATGGAACCAAAACAGATCAGAGAATTGAAGAAACAAATGACAAATTTGAAATTTCGGACTGCAAAAGCAAAACTGAGAGTGAGCATAGTTCTCCTAAGGTTACTGAAAATGAGGTCAATAAGCGTATTATCTCTACTACAGATGAGGAGGATGTTTGCCCCATTTGCCTAGAAGGTGATCttgatatttccaaaaataatttacgTTCTATATTGCAATTATTGAGATATGTAGCCCATGAGACTAGCAGCATGTTTGGTTTGCAGGAGTAGCTATTTTAATGAATAACTATTCTTGTGTTTGGTTTAGTGTTGCTAGAATTAAATTCATGAGCTGAATTAACGCATATTTCTATTCTATTCTTACTTCATTACATTTTTCCATTCACCAAGAACAATTATTTTATTCTTTGTCAATGCCATGTGGTGAATCAAATGCAGCATAAGCTTTATATGTAGTCTTTTATATGCATACAATAAAAGCAACCATATGATTGTTAATACCATCCAGAGAAGCTTATTCCTTTTTAGTTAATAATTCCTCTTGTGATTCAAACCATTGTTTAATTCTCGATCAGAGCTGAGCTGAGGTTTCTTGCTAAAGTGCATAGTTGTGTGCCATTTTGCCCATGCCGACACATGATGTTGGTCATACTGATGAAATGGAGGAAGAAACTCATATAGAGGAGATGGAAACACATCCTTTTCCACCAGTGTTGTAGAAAGCCTCATGATGCAAACAAAGCCTCTAGGTCTCCACCTCACGTCACAGATAATGGAAACCCTAGTGGATCCAAATCCTAAATTAGAATTGTCTTATATCTGTTCGCTCTAAATGAAAATGGGATTTCAGGAGCATTTAGAGTCCCAAGCAGAGGAATG
This window of the Zingiber officinale cultivar Zhangliang chromosome 3B, Zo_v1.1, whole genome shotgun sequence genome carries:
- the LOC121967428 gene encoding probable E3 ubiquitin-protein ligase RHB1A produces the protein MGGCCCCSSRGAESRRTPAYFYCPQDLEREPLSSNSHVTVSTISSGLLVDTNLDTSTPDTYRSPPAPLPFDVGLTSSQVAFQDIGSHGTKTDQRIEETNDKFEISDCKSKTESEHSSPKVTENEVNKRIISTTDEEDVCPICLEEYDSGNPRIRTRCQHDFHLSCILEWMERSDTCAICDQIMTIDDSPGTVSNAQQPL